One window from the genome of Lasioglossum baleicum chromosome 9, iyLasBale1, whole genome shotgun sequence encodes:
- the Pex23 gene encoding tectonin beta-propeller repeat-containing peroxin 23 isoform X4, with amino-acid sequence MPNQRWNNWSCLGCTNGWQSIGDDWVEIEPPQKDLKLVQVSVGTDSVWAVTQDGGVWFRKGIKGEICGVCEQMATGTGWVEMLSKMSQVSVAPNDQVWAIGHEDRSLYYRTNITRSELTGKKWRLINAPLQLSRASSNASLTSSNRHSMCGTPQQQRHQSWGSLNRPHSTSEGTTLIREWEEQSRSAPTPTSLKLWQRSNDGATKNPQQTSFQDIYLNEGKKKSAHSLDMADLTEASVANITISNESLTKTGESFVVSGKGMGSTVKINPAAWSPVHSVGSMVGVEAHPETDGSIFDPDLTSDSGVYGEDESSGAMYWAECDASWSKVEAGACFMDPSNPPKWIADTNGTSHGDIAEPWRIRILEELKKRLQKVEYDPTIYEKVVEKSSWVKNSDAKCKLKGSTTYDECVIELEWISSDSGSLDSGTVTILNSSRTTTLVQFPVSEIMCVVCCSEPGSPRIAIHTPRLPRLKVLRLQFFSDTDMEDWLKHLTSVSCQMNNVYGRPGPNSIWTTTALGDVYVYDPTAAEENQLINDGYVQELDVAGKELPFESILQNGFEPGSSLKITVCVHDDADRLSFNLVCYTTTCLKQKTIVDTHDVALHFNPRLKENVIIRNTYQNGQWGDEERNGNSPLKAGSDFMLEIVCDMRGYKILIDDREFTFYSHRILPQSITHLRIKGLMTLCSVLYKSPSVIIDPIALFWRQMGGHLKKVETCPVGVTWGIGYDSTAWVYTGGWGGLFLKGLDNNTGINSMVDTHNYYVYENQRWNPVTGYTSHGLPTDRYMWSDATGRQKRTRENTKLLSMHWRWVSDWIVDFHTPGGVDRDGWQYATDFPFQYHGKKFFTDYVRRRRWFRRCQLTTSGPWQELGNTKLLDVSLYATGSPGSDAQVYIWAVASNGEALFRRGVSESCPMGVSWEHIPSDQALIGISCGPGGQVWAVGKNGSSYWRLGISVAKPTGVQWQNVEPPSGAHLKQISVGKDVVWALDTTGKLSVRREVQLNVFPEGTHWQTLPAMPNDPIHIDKCKSKMPSPKAVFRGKLYRLPHKTRSALGNADINDTPVYLDTFSDPSDIDMSVVNAKQGFRHVAVAREQGQVWAISGAGILCRRIGITDENPAGTGWATGIGANWQYISVGGLVNRTN; translated from the exons ATGCCAAATCAGCGTTGGAATAACTGGTCTTGTTTGGGCTGTACTAATGGTTGGCAAAGCATTG ggGACGATTGGGTGGAGATCGAACCTCCTCAAAAAGATTTGAAATTAGTACAAGTTAGTGTAGGAACAGATTCTGTTTGGGCTGTAACACAAGATGGTGGAGTGTGGTTTAGGAAAGGTATTAAAGGTGAAATATGCGGAGTTTGTGAACAAATGGCTACTGGTACAGGCTGGGTGGAAATGCTGAGTAAAATGTCACAAGTGTCAGTTGCCCCGAATGATCAG GTTTGGGCCATTGGCCACGAAGATCGAAGTTTATACTATCGTACAAATATCACACGTTCAGAATTAACAGGTAAAAAGTGGAGATTAATAAATGCACCGCTACAACTTAGTAGAGCAAGCAGTAATGCCAGTTTAACGTCAAGCAACAGACATAGTATGTGTGGTACTCCTCAGCAACAGCGACATCAGAGTTGGGGGTCATTG AATCGACCACATAGTACTAGCGAAGGTACAACACTGATCAGGGAATGGGAAGAACAGTCACGATCGGCACCAACGCCAACGTCTTTAAAATTATGGCAACGATCAAACGATGGTGCTACCAAGAATCCTCAACAGACATCTTTTCAGGATATATACTTAAACGAAGGAAAGAAAAA ATCTGCGCATTCATTGGACATGGCTGATCTTACTGAGGCTAGCGTTGCAAACATAACTATATCAAACGAATCACTCACTAAAACCGGGGAATCCTTTGTAGTCTCTGGGAAAGGCATGGGCAGTACTGTTAAG atTAATCCAGCTGCTTGGAGTCCTGTTCATTCGGTTGGGTCTATGGTTGGTGTGGAAGCTCATCCAGAAACAGATGGAAGCATATTTGATCCTGATTTAACTAGCGATTCTGGAGTTTACGGAGAAGATGAAAGTTCCGGCGCAATGTATTGGGCTGAATGCGATGCTTCCTGGTCCAAAGTAGAAGCTGGGGCATGTTTTATGGACCCATCAAATCCTCCAAAAtg GATCGCAGATACTAATGGCACAAGTCACGGAGATATAGCAGAACCATGGAGAATACGTATTTTAGAGGAATTAAAGAAAAGATTACAAAAAGTAGAATATGATCCTACGATATATGAAAAAGTTGTTGAAAA GTCGTCCTGGGTAAAAAATAGTGATGCAAAATGTAAACTTAAAGGCAGTACTACGTATGATGAGTGTGTTATCGAATTAGAATGGATAAGTAGTGACAGTGGTTCCTTAGATTCTGGAACTGTAACCATTTTAAATTCAAGTAGAACAACAACGCTG GTTCAATTTCCTGTATCCGAAATTATGTGTGTAGTGTGCTGCAGCGAACCAGGCAGCCCAAGAATAGCAATACACACTCCTCGACTACCTCGTCTTAAAGTTCTTCGATTGCAGTTCTTCAGTGACACTGACATGGAAGATTGGTTAAAACATTTAACTTCAG TTTCTTGCCAAATGAATAACGTGTATGGAAGACCAGGACCTAATTCAATTTGGACCACGACAGCATTGGGAGATGTATATGTGTACGATCCAACTGCTGCAGAG GAAAATCAATTAATTAATGATGGTTACGTACAAGAATTGGACGTGGCAGGGAAAGAATTACCATTTGAGTCTATATTACAAAACGGTTTTGAGCCTGGTAGTTCCTTAAAAATTACAGTTTGCGTGCACGATGATGCTGAtag atTATCGTTCAATCTTGTCTGTTACACGACAACGTGCTTGAAACAAAAGACCATAGTGGATACCCATGATGTAGCTTTACATTTTAACCCACGACTCAAAGAGAACGTAATTATACGTAATACATATCAGAATGGACAGTGGGGTGACGAAGAAAGAAACGGAAATAGCCCATTGAAAGCCGGTTCTGATTTCATGTTAGAAATTGTTTGCGATATGCGAGGATACAAAATACTTATCGATGACAGAGAATTTACCTTTTATAGCCATAGAATATTACCACAGAGTATCACTCATTTGAGAATCAAAGGACTGATGACGTTATGCAGTGTACTTTATAAATCTCCATCT GTAATTATTGACCCAATTGCATTATTTTGGAGGCAGATGGGTGGACACTTGAAAAAGGTTGAAACTTGTCCTGTTGGTGTAACATGGGGAATAGGATATGACAGTACTGCATGGGTTTACACCGGTGGATGGGGAGGTTTATTTTTGAAAG GTCTAGATAACAATACAGGGATCAACTCCATGGTAGACACTCATAATTATTATGTTTATGAAAATCAACGCTGGAATCCGGTAACTGGATATACTTCCCATGGTCTTCCAACGGACCGTTACATGTGGAGTGATGCAACTGGACGTCAGAAACGTACTCGAGAGAATACTAAATTGTTATCGATGCACTGGCGTTGG GTGTCAGACTGGATAGTAGATTTTCATACCCCCGGTGGTGTCGATAGAGACGGCTGGCAATACGCTACTGATTTTCCTTTTCAATACCATGGTAAAAAATTCTTTACCGACTATGTTAGAAGACGAAGATGGTTTCGAAGGTGTCAATTGACGACTAGTGGTCCCTGGCAAGAGCTAGGAAATACAAAATTACTCGATGTCTCTTTATAT GCAACTGGAAGTCCTGGTTCGGATGCACAAGTATATATATGGGCAGTAGCTTCTAACGGTGAAGCATTATTTAGGAGAGGCGTTTCAGAGTCATGCCCAATG GGAGTTTCATGGGAACATATACCGAGTGATCAAGCTTTAATAGGTATCTCGTGTGGTCCGGGTGGTCAAGTTTGGGCTGTAGGAAAAAATGGTTCCTCATATTGGAGATTAGGAATTTCTGTTGCAAAACCTACAG GTGTACAGTGGCAGAACGTTGAACCACCATCAGGCGCTCATCTAAAACAAATATCTGTGGGGAAAGATGTAGTATGGGCGTTGGACACCACGGGTAAACTTTCTGTGCGTCGTGAAGTGCAACTGAACGTTTTCCCAGAAGGAACTCATTGGCAAACGTTACCTGCGATGCCAAACGATCCTATTCACATAG ACAAATGTAAGAGTAAGATGCCCTCCCCAAAGGCTGTATTTCGAGGAAAACTCTACAGATTACCTCATAAAACACGCTCTGCGTTGGGAAACGCTGATATAAACGACACACCTGTTTATTTAGACACATTCTCTGACCCCTCTGACATAG aTATGTCTGTTGTAAACGCGAAACAAGGTTTCAGACATGTAGCTGTCGCTAGAGAACAAGGTCAAGTATGGGCGATTTCCGGTGCTGGAATACTTTGCCGCAGAATTGGAATCACTGATGAGAATCCAGCTGGAACTGGTTGGGCGACTGGAATTGGG GCAAACTGGCAATACATAAGTGTGGGAGGACTTGTAAATAGAACGAATtaa
- the Pex23 gene encoding tectonin beta-propeller repeat-containing peroxin 23 isoform X2, with amino-acid sequence MPSSHLYAINNEGRVFGLSTTGNMWREFMYLGLEFKQLSAVPHFMWAIGGDRQVYVHVHGLDVPIRIKEEIYENERWLPLEGFSGRLLPTDRYNFSSQDGTVDRSRDKVKLPSMAWQWEGDWQIETTLDGQPLDHDGWTYAVDFPAVYTTKKQWKSCVRRRKWVRYRRYSAMNSWCAIAPLHKDATEEPFIDISVGGNQIPGGNPGCLVVWAVTAHGRVMFRVSTSTTCPEGQRWSAIKLPNGFEVCQISVGITGLVWAVLMVGKALVRTGVTRENPMGDDWVEIEPPQKDLKLVQVSVGTDSVWAVTQDGGVWFRKGIKGEICGVCEQMATGTGWVEMLSKMSQVSVAPNDQVWAIGHEDRSLYYRTNITRSELTGKKWRLINAPLQLSRASSNASLTSSNRHSMCGTPQQQRHQSWGSLNRPHSTSEGTTLIREWEEQSRSAPTPTSLKLWQRSNDGATKNPQQTSFQDIYLNEGKKKSAHSLDMADLTEASVANITISNESLTKTGESFVVSGKGMGSTVKINPAAWSPVHSVGSMVGVEAHPETDGSIFDPDLTSDSGVYGEDESSGAMYWAECDASWSKVEAGACFMDPSNPPKWIADTNGTSHGDIAEPWRIRILEELKKRLQKVEYDPTIYEKVVEKSSWVKNSDAKCKLKGSTTYDECVIELEWISSDSGSLDSGTVTILNSSRTTTLVQFPVSEIMCVVCCSEPGSPRIAIHTPRLPRLKVLRLQFFSDTDMEDWLKHLTSVSCQMNNVYGRPGPNSIWTTTALGDVYVYDPTAAEENQLINDGYVQELDVAGKELPFESILQNGFEPGSSLKITVCVHDDADRLSFNLVCYTTTCLKQKTIVDTHDVALHFNPRLKENVIIRNTYQNGQWGDEERNGNSPLKAGSDFMLEIVCDMRGYKILIDDREFTFYSHRILPQSITHLRIKGLMTLCSVLYKSPSVIIDPIALFWRQMGGHLKKVETCPVGVTWGIGYDSTAWVYTGGWGGLFLKGLDNNTGINSMVDTHNYYVYENQRWNPVTGYTSHGLPTDRYMWSDATGRQKRTRENTKLLSMHWRWVSDWIVDFHTPGGVDRDGWQYATDFPFQYHGKKFFTDYVRRRRWFRRCQLTTSGPWQELGNTKLLDVSLYATGSPGSDAQVYIWAVASNGEALFRRGVSESCPMGVSWEHIPSDQALIGISCGPGGQVWAVGKNGSSYWRLGISVAKPTGVQWQNVEPPSGAHLKQISVGKDVVWALDTTGKLSVRREVQLNVFPEGTHWQTLPAMPNDPIHIDMSVVNAKQGFRHVAVAREQGQVWAISGAGILCRRIGITDENPAGTGWATGIGANWQYISVGGLVNRTN; translated from the exons ATGCCAAGTTCACATTTATATGCCATAAACAATGAGGGACGTGTATTCGGACTGTCGACAACTGGAAATATGTGGAGGGAGTTTATGTACCTGGGTCTCGAGTTCAAACAGCTGTCAGCAGTTCCACATTTTATGTGGGCTATAGGAGGTGACCGTCAAGTTTACGTACACGTACATGGTTTAGATGTACCTATAAGAATCAAAGAAGAAATATATGAGAATGAG CGTTGGCTTCCTTTGGAAGGATTCAGCGGGAGATTATTACCTACAGATAGGTATAACTTTTCTAGTCAGGATGGCACAGTTGATCGTAGTAGAGACAAAGTGAAATTACCATCAATGGCTTGGCAATGGGAAGGTGATTGGCAGATAGAAACCACTTTGGATGGACAACCATTGGATCATgat GGATGGACATATGCAGTTGATTTTCCAGCAGTATATACTACCAAAAAACAGTGGAAGTCGTGTGTGAGACGGAGGAAATGGGTTCGTTATCGAAGATACAGTGCCATGAATTCGTGGTGTGCTATTGCACCTCTTCACAAAGATGCAACAGAG GAACCATTTATTGACATTTCTGTGGGTGGAAATCAAATACCTGGAGGTAATCCTGGATGCCTAGTAGTCTGGGCAGTAACTGCTCATGGGAGG GTAATGTTTCGTGTTAGTACCAGCACTACCTGCCCGGAAGGGCAAAGATGGAGTGCTATCAAATTACCAAATGGTTTTGAGGTATGCCAAATCAGCGTTGGAATAACTGGTCTTGTTTGGGCTGTACTAATGGTTGGCAAAGCATTGGTGCGTACAGGTGTTACTAGAGAAAATCCAATgg ggGACGATTGGGTGGAGATCGAACCTCCTCAAAAAGATTTGAAATTAGTACAAGTTAGTGTAGGAACAGATTCTGTTTGGGCTGTAACACAAGATGGTGGAGTGTGGTTTAGGAAAGGTATTAAAGGTGAAATATGCGGAGTTTGTGAACAAATGGCTACTGGTACAGGCTGGGTGGAAATGCTGAGTAAAATGTCACAAGTGTCAGTTGCCCCGAATGATCAG GTTTGGGCCATTGGCCACGAAGATCGAAGTTTATACTATCGTACAAATATCACACGTTCAGAATTAACAGGTAAAAAGTGGAGATTAATAAATGCACCGCTACAACTTAGTAGAGCAAGCAGTAATGCCAGTTTAACGTCAAGCAACAGACATAGTATGTGTGGTACTCCTCAGCAACAGCGACATCAGAGTTGGGGGTCATTG AATCGACCACATAGTACTAGCGAAGGTACAACACTGATCAGGGAATGGGAAGAACAGTCACGATCGGCACCAACGCCAACGTCTTTAAAATTATGGCAACGATCAAACGATGGTGCTACCAAGAATCCTCAACAGACATCTTTTCAGGATATATACTTAAACGAAGGAAAGAAAAA ATCTGCGCATTCATTGGACATGGCTGATCTTACTGAGGCTAGCGTTGCAAACATAACTATATCAAACGAATCACTCACTAAAACCGGGGAATCCTTTGTAGTCTCTGGGAAAGGCATGGGCAGTACTGTTAAG atTAATCCAGCTGCTTGGAGTCCTGTTCATTCGGTTGGGTCTATGGTTGGTGTGGAAGCTCATCCAGAAACAGATGGAAGCATATTTGATCCTGATTTAACTAGCGATTCTGGAGTTTACGGAGAAGATGAAAGTTCCGGCGCAATGTATTGGGCTGAATGCGATGCTTCCTGGTCCAAAGTAGAAGCTGGGGCATGTTTTATGGACCCATCAAATCCTCCAAAAtg GATCGCAGATACTAATGGCACAAGTCACGGAGATATAGCAGAACCATGGAGAATACGTATTTTAGAGGAATTAAAGAAAAGATTACAAAAAGTAGAATATGATCCTACGATATATGAAAAAGTTGTTGAAAA GTCGTCCTGGGTAAAAAATAGTGATGCAAAATGTAAACTTAAAGGCAGTACTACGTATGATGAGTGTGTTATCGAATTAGAATGGATAAGTAGTGACAGTGGTTCCTTAGATTCTGGAACTGTAACCATTTTAAATTCAAGTAGAACAACAACGCTG GTTCAATTTCCTGTATCCGAAATTATGTGTGTAGTGTGCTGCAGCGAACCAGGCAGCCCAAGAATAGCAATACACACTCCTCGACTACCTCGTCTTAAAGTTCTTCGATTGCAGTTCTTCAGTGACACTGACATGGAAGATTGGTTAAAACATTTAACTTCAG TTTCTTGCCAAATGAATAACGTGTATGGAAGACCAGGACCTAATTCAATTTGGACCACGACAGCATTGGGAGATGTATATGTGTACGATCCAACTGCTGCAGAG GAAAATCAATTAATTAATGATGGTTACGTACAAGAATTGGACGTGGCAGGGAAAGAATTACCATTTGAGTCTATATTACAAAACGGTTTTGAGCCTGGTAGTTCCTTAAAAATTACAGTTTGCGTGCACGATGATGCTGAtag atTATCGTTCAATCTTGTCTGTTACACGACAACGTGCTTGAAACAAAAGACCATAGTGGATACCCATGATGTAGCTTTACATTTTAACCCACGACTCAAAGAGAACGTAATTATACGTAATACATATCAGAATGGACAGTGGGGTGACGAAGAAAGAAACGGAAATAGCCCATTGAAAGCCGGTTCTGATTTCATGTTAGAAATTGTTTGCGATATGCGAGGATACAAAATACTTATCGATGACAGAGAATTTACCTTTTATAGCCATAGAATATTACCACAGAGTATCACTCATTTGAGAATCAAAGGACTGATGACGTTATGCAGTGTACTTTATAAATCTCCATCT GTAATTATTGACCCAATTGCATTATTTTGGAGGCAGATGGGTGGACACTTGAAAAAGGTTGAAACTTGTCCTGTTGGTGTAACATGGGGAATAGGATATGACAGTACTGCATGGGTTTACACCGGTGGATGGGGAGGTTTATTTTTGAAAG GTCTAGATAACAATACAGGGATCAACTCCATGGTAGACACTCATAATTATTATGTTTATGAAAATCAACGCTGGAATCCGGTAACTGGATATACTTCCCATGGTCTTCCAACGGACCGTTACATGTGGAGTGATGCAACTGGACGTCAGAAACGTACTCGAGAGAATACTAAATTGTTATCGATGCACTGGCGTTGG GTGTCAGACTGGATAGTAGATTTTCATACCCCCGGTGGTGTCGATAGAGACGGCTGGCAATACGCTACTGATTTTCCTTTTCAATACCATGGTAAAAAATTCTTTACCGACTATGTTAGAAGACGAAGATGGTTTCGAAGGTGTCAATTGACGACTAGTGGTCCCTGGCAAGAGCTAGGAAATACAAAATTACTCGATGTCTCTTTATAT GCAACTGGAAGTCCTGGTTCGGATGCACAAGTATATATATGGGCAGTAGCTTCTAACGGTGAAGCATTATTTAGGAGAGGCGTTTCAGAGTCATGCCCAATG GGAGTTTCATGGGAACATATACCGAGTGATCAAGCTTTAATAGGTATCTCGTGTGGTCCGGGTGGTCAAGTTTGGGCTGTAGGAAAAAATGGTTCCTCATATTGGAGATTAGGAATTTCTGTTGCAAAACCTACAG GTGTACAGTGGCAGAACGTTGAACCACCATCAGGCGCTCATCTAAAACAAATATCTGTGGGGAAAGATGTAGTATGGGCGTTGGACACCACGGGTAAACTTTCTGTGCGTCGTGAAGTGCAACTGAACGTTTTCCCAGAAGGAACTCATTGGCAAACGTTACCTGCGATGCCAAACGATCCTATTCACATAG aTATGTCTGTTGTAAACGCGAAACAAGGTTTCAGACATGTAGCTGTCGCTAGAGAACAAGGTCAAGTATGGGCGATTTCCGGTGCTGGAATACTTTGCCGCAGAATTGGAATCACTGATGAGAATCCAGCTGGAACTGGTTGGGCGACTGGAATTGGG GCAAACTGGCAATACATAAGTGTGGGAGGACTTGTAAATAGAACGAATtaa